In Nitrosococcus halophilus Nc 4, the genomic stretch TGCGGTTCCGGCGGCATGTTCGTGCAATCCGCGCAGTTTATCGAAAGACACCGTGAAGAGTTTGAAGCCCAGGGCGAAGACACCAGCGTATTCGTCTCCGGGCAGGAAAAAAGCTCGGAAACGGTCAAGCTGGCCCGCATGAACCTGGCCGTCAACGGCCTGCGCGGGCAGATCCTGCAGGGCATTTCCTACTACGACGATCACTTCGGCTCTTTCGGCAAGTTCGACTATGTGCTGGCCAATCCGCCGTTCAACGTGGATGAAGTGTCGCTCTCCGGGGTGGAAAAAGACCCGCGCTTCAACACCTACGGCATCCCGCGCAAAAAGACCAAGGCGAAGAAATCCGAACAGGGCAAGGAGACGGTGCCCAACGCCAACTACCTGTGGATCAACCTGTTCGCCACCTCGCTCCGGGAGCCCGACGACAAGCATCCCGGCGGGCGCGCCGCGTTGGTCATGGCCAACTCCGCCTCCGATGCGCGCCACTCCGAGGCCGACATCCGCCGGACCCTGATCGAGAACAACCTCATCTACGGCATGCTCACCCTGCCGTCGAATATGTTCTACACCGTCACCCTGCCCGCCACATTGTGGTTCTTCGACAAGGGCAAGACGGACGAGCGCATTCTGTTTATCGACGCGCGCAATATCTTTACCCCCATCGACCGCGCCCACCGCGAATTCTCGGAAGAGCAGATCCAGAACATCGCCATCATCAGCCGCCTGCACAAGGGTCGCCGCGATGAGTTCATCGCCCTGATCGACCGCTATTTCGAGCAGGGCATGGCACGTTTGGTGGAAAATCGCCGGCAGGTGGAGCCGGTGGCCGAACAACTGCTGGCGGTGCTGGATGATGAGGCCGGAAAAAAAGCCGTGGCCAGCCTGGTGGATACCTGGAAAGGCCTCGCGCCCCTGCAAAAAGCCTGGGCCAGGCACCGTGCGGTGCACCCTCACCCCGGCCCTCTCCCAGCGGGAGAGGGAGCATCAGAGCCCAAAGCAGAAATAATCGATCAGGTAAATGAAGCCCAGCAAACCCTGCGCGCCAGCTTTGATCCGTTTTTTACCGCCCTGCACGACAGCCTCAAACAGATCGACAAGGCCGTGCGCCGCCACGAAAAAACATTGGCGGAAGCCTCCAAACAGGCCGGCAAACGCCAGAGCGCCGACCGCGCCACCCGGCAACTGAAAGCCACGCTGGAAGAACTGCACAAAGAAGTGAAAAACGCCGAAAGCAGCTTCGGCCATATCCATTGGTTACAGGAACGCTTCCCCGAAGCGAAATACGAGGATGTCACCGGCCTGTGCAAACTGGCTGATCTGGCCGAAGTGAAAGAGCAGGATTATTCGCTGAATCCGGGGCGTTATGTGGGCGTGGTGATTGAGGAGGATGGGAAGACGGAGGAGGAGTTTATGAACGAGATAGCTGAGTTGCAGACTCAACTGCAAGGTATGAGTAACAAAGCACGAAGACTGGAAGATACTATCTCAAAAAACGTTGCACAGCTTGTTGCTGATGATACTCTGGTGGAGCCCAAAAAGTGAATCAGGTATTGCCCCATGGGTGGAGATTCGTCTCAGTAGAGAAACTGAAATCTGCGGAAGCACGTTCACTTGCAGCTGGGCCATTCGGATCGAGCATAAGCTCCAGGTACTTTGTAAACGAAGGGGTGCCTGTAATACGGGGTGCTAATCTGAGCGAAGGGAAGCAACGCTTCATTCCTAGCGGGTTTGCTTTTATTACCCGTGATAAGGCGAAAGAATTCAAAGGCGCTCACGTTAAAAGCGGAGATCTAGTATTTACCTGCTGGGGAACATTAGGACAGGTTGGGCTGATTCCACGAGACGGCCCATACGATTCTTACGTAATATCTAATAAGCAATTAAAATTGAGACCCGACCCTGATATCGCCTCTTCCGAGTTCTTGTACTACTATTTCTCCTCCCCAACGCTGCGTAAACGTTTCAACGATGTAGCTATCGGGTCAGCTGTTCCAGGGATCAACTTAGGGATTTTGAGGCGCGAGCTAGTACCACTACCACCACTACGAATGCAGGAGAAAATCGCCGCCATCCTGACGGCCTACGACGATCTGATCGAAGTCAACAAGCGCCGCATCGCGCTGCTGGAAAAAATGGCCGAGGAACTCTACCGCGAATGGTTTGTGCGCCTGCGCTTTCCCGGTTATCAGGACACCCGTTTTGTAAAAGGTGTGCCGGAGGGGTGGGATGTGGTTTCGTTAGAAAATTTCTGTGAAACTATTACTGACGGAACTCATGACACTCCCAAACCTGTTGATTCTGGGCATCTTTTAGTTACCGGAAAAAATATAAAGAGCAATCAAATCGACTTTACTGGAGCATATTTTATTAGCGAACAAGACCACAGAGAAATTTCGAAACGTAGTGGCTTAAGAGAAGGGGACATTCTGTATTCAAACATTGGGACGATAGGCCAAACCGCTATTGTAGGAGCGAAACCCGACTATAGTGTGAAAAACGTAATTATTTTTAGACCACGAAATGCTCATGATTCGTTATTTCTGTTTCATGTGCTTAAGAATCCTGCGATATCTGAGCATCTACTTGCAATGGCTTCTGGAGCTTCACAACAATTTATCGGTCTCGGTACAGCAAGAAGCTTTAATATACTCAAACCAAACTCAATCATACTCGAGGAATTTGGAAAGACTGTATCCAAGTTTTTTGAACAAAGAAATACCCTAATATCGATGAACCATATTTTATGTTCTTCAAGAGACCTCCTCCTCCCCCGGCTGATCTCCGGCAAGCTCTCAGTGGAAGACCTGGATATCCAGTTTCCGCCCAGCATGCAGGAAGACACGCCAGCCGCCCCGGCCGAACAGGAGGCCTTACCAGAGACCCGCTATGCCTGAAGCGCCAATAAACAATAGCCGGAACGCCGCCAGGTTCCCGGCGACTGTTCAAAACAGCGCAAATCTGAGAAGATGCCGGATGACCTGCTCAAAAATCGCTATTTTTGAGCAGGTCCGCCCATCAACCCGCAGGGACCTTTGCCATGGTGCTGAAGATCCGGGAACACTTTCCTCCTCAGGGGCCACTGGAGACCCCGGCGGTGCTGCGGGCGCTGGTTGCCGCGCATCGTCATCTGGCCGAGCTGAAAGGCGTGGCGCGCAGCATCCCCAACGAGCGGTTGCTGGTGTCCACCCTGTCACTGCAGGAGGCGCAAAGCAGCTCGGAAATCGAGAACATCATCACCACCCAGGACGCGCTGTACCGCTATCAGGTCCAACCCGGCTCGGTGGACCCGGCTAGCAAGGAGGTGGCCTGGTATGCCCAGAGCCTGGAGGTCGGTTTTCAGGAAGTGCGCGCGTCCGGGCTGTTGCGCTTGAGCACCATTCTCAAGGTGCAGGCCACGTTGGAGGGCAACGACGCCGGCTTGCGTCGCACCCCCGGTACCGTGCTGAAGAACGAACGCAGCGGTGAGGTGGTGTATGAACCGCCTTCGCCGGAGCGGTTGCCCGCCCTGATGGACGAGCTGGTGAGCTGGATTCATGCCGATACCGATGCCGGAAAGGAGCTGGACCCGCTGGTGCGCATGGCCGTGATGCACCATCAATTCGAGACCATCCATCCTTTCTACGACGGCAATGGCCGCACCGGGCGCATTCTCAATATCCTGTTTCTGGTGCGCGCCGGGCTGCTGGACTCGCCCATCCTGTATCTGAGCCGCTACATCAGCCAGACCAAGGCGGATTATTACAACCAGTTGCAGAAGGTGCGCGACAGCGGCGAATGGGAAGACTGGCTGCTCTACCTGCTGCGCGGAGTCGCGGTGACTGCCCGCCACACCACCGCGCTGGTGGAGCACATCGCCCGTTTGCTGCAAAAGCAAAAGCATGACATTCGCGCCCATTATCGGTTTTACAGCCAGGACCTGATCAACAATATTTTTTATCACCCCTATACCAAGGTGGCTTTTGTCGAGCACGATCTGGGCGTATCGCGCGCCACCGCCAGCCGTTATCTGGATGAGCTTGCCCGGGGCGGTATTCTCGACAAGCATCGACTGGGACGCGAAAACTACTATATCAACCGGGAGCTGGTGCAACTGCTGTTCAACCTGCCGCCCTTGGACATGAACACAGAGCACTAGCCAATGCCTAGCTTCCTGTCTGAAGACAACATCGAACAGGCCATGGTGCAGCGTTTGCAGCATCTGTATGGCTACGATGTGCTGGATTGCTACACCAGTGATGCGGCGGATCTGAATGACGGCTCACAGCGCGCGGACAAGCGCGAGGTGATTTTGCGTGATCGTCTGAAAGCCGCAGCGGTGCGCCTCAATCCGGAGATTCCCGAAGCCGCCATTGACGATGCGGTGGACCAGGTATGCGACCGACGCCAGGCCATGGCCACCATGGTGGCCAACCGCGAGCTGGACAGCCTGATCCGCGACGGAGTGCGGGTGGAGTTCAAGGATAAGCAGAATAACCATGGCCGCACCCGCAAGGAGCGGATAAAGCTGATTGACTTTGATACGCCTGAAAACAACCACTTTCTCGCCGCCACCCAGCTATGGATTCAAAGCACCGGCGCGGCGGCCAAGGCGGGCTATCGCCGACCGGATATTCTGCTCTATATCAACGGCCTGCCGCTGGTATTCATTGAGCTGAAGAATTCCAACGTCAAACTGCGCAGCGCCTACGACGACAACCTGACCCACTACAAAGCCGACATTCCCCAGTT encodes the following:
- a CDS encoding Fic family protein, which produces MVLKIREHFPPQGPLETPAVLRALVAAHRHLAELKGVARSIPNERLLVSTLSLQEAQSSSEIENIITTQDALYRYQVQPGSVDPASKEVAWYAQSLEVGFQEVRASGLLRLSTILKVQATLEGNDAGLRRTPGTVLKNERSGEVVYEPPSPERLPALMDELVSWIHADTDAGKELDPLVRMAVMHHQFETIHPFYDGNGRTGRILNILFLVRAGLLDSPILYLSRYISQTKADYYNQLQKVRDSGEWEDWLLYLLRGVAVTARHTTALVEHIARLLQKQKHDIRAHYRFYSQDLINNIFYHPYTKVAFVEHDLGVSRATASRYLDELARGGILDKHRLGRENYYINRELVQLLFNLPPLDMNTEH
- a CDS encoding restriction endonuclease subunit S gives rise to the protein MNQVLPHGWRFVSVEKLKSAEARSLAAGPFGSSISSRYFVNEGVPVIRGANLSEGKQRFIPSGFAFITRDKAKEFKGAHVKSGDLVFTCWGTLGQVGLIPRDGPYDSYVISNKQLKLRPDPDIASSEFLYYYFSSPTLRKRFNDVAIGSAVPGINLGILRRELVPLPPLRMQEKIAAILTAYDDLIEVNKRRIALLEKMAEELYREWFVRLRFPGYQDTRFVKGVPEGWDVVSLENFCETITDGTHDTPKPVDSGHLLVTGKNIKSNQIDFTGAYFISEQDHREISKRSGLREGDILYSNIGTIGQTAIVGAKPDYSVKNVIIFRPRNAHDSLFLFHVLKNPAISEHLLAMASGASQQFIGLGTARSFNILKPNSIILEEFGKTVSKFFEQRNTLISMNHILCSSRDLLLPRLISGKLSVEDLDIQFPPSMQEDTPAAPAEQEALPETRYA
- a CDS encoding type I restriction-modification system subunit M, whose amino-acid sequence is MNREQLKQLEDDLWSAADNLRANSDLKASEYSTPVLGLIFLKFADINYRRHEAAILKEYQKLKGGRREKSLNEIAVARCGFYLPDHARYSHLLNLPESQDIAKAIEKAMEAIEEYKPELQGSLPKDGYYRLTRTGETEQLPFDLLRQFDNIPDDASGDVFGQIYEYFLGKFALAEGQGGGEFFTPRSVVRLMVEIIEPHGGTVFDPACGSGGMFVQSAQFIERHREEFEAQGEDTSVFVSGQEKSSETVKLARMNLAVNGLRGQILQGISYYDDHFGSFGKFDYVLANPPFNVDEVSLSGVEKDPRFNTYGIPRKKTKAKKSEQGKETVPNANYLWINLFATSLREPDDKHPGGRAALVMANSASDARHSEADIRRTLIENNLIYGMLTLPSNMFYTVTLPATLWFFDKGKTDERILFIDARNIFTPIDRAHREFSEEQIQNIAIISRLHKGRRDEFIALIDRYFEQGMARLVENRRQVEPVAEQLLAVLDDEAGKKAVASLVDTWKGLAPLQKAWARHRAVHPHPGPLPAGEGASEPKAEIIDQVNEAQQTLRASFDPFFTALHDSLKQIDKAVRRHEKTLAEASKQAGKRQSADRATRQLKATLEELHKEVKNAESSFGHIHWLQERFPEAKYEDVTGLCKLADLAEVKEQDYSLNPGRYVGVVIEEDGKTEEEFMNEIAELQTQLQGMSNKARRLEDTISKNVAQLVADDTLVEPKK